The Streptomyces lienomycini sequence AGCACCCTCACGCATCCGTTGTCCCCGCCCCCGGCATCCCAGGGAGTCAGTTCCGCATGACCGAGCCCCTCACCCAGTCCCCGTCCGAGCCCGCGACGGAGCCCGGGCCCGAGCCCCCGCCCGCCCGCGCCGCGTCCGGGCCGTCCTGCGCCGGGCCCTGCGCCGCCCGCGTCCCCTCCCGCGCTGGTCCGCCCTCGCGGCGGGCGTCTTCGCGGGCGGGCTGGTCGGCGCCGGGTACGGCCTGGCCGCCACCGCCCAGTACACGGCGACCAGTTACGTCGTCGCCGTGCCCACCGACCGGTCCGACCCGGCGTCCGCGCTGGGCTTCGCTCAGGCCTACGGCCGGGTCGCCACCCAGCTCGCGGTCCTCGGCGACGCGCAGATGTGGGCCCACGTGCCGGTGGCGACCCTGGAGGAGAGCGTCCGCACCGCGACCTCGCCGGACGCGCCGATGGTCTCGGTGACGGCCACCTCAGCCGACCCGGAGCAGGCCGCCGACATGGCCAACGCGGTCGCCCGCGCCCTGACCCGGCACGCCGAGGCCTCCGCCGACGACACCCACGTGGAGCTGCGGCAGTTCGCCCGCGCCACCG is a genomic window containing:
- a CDS encoding YveK family protein; its protein translation is MRRALRRPRPLPRWSALAAGVFAGGLVGAGYGLAATAQYTATSYVVAVPTDRSDPASALGFAQAYGRVATQLAVLGDAQMWAHVPVATLEESVRTATSPDAPMVSVTATSADPEQAADMANAVARALTRHAEASADDTHVELRQFARATEPTGASSASAAVTGLVGASAGGLLGGLALLVRPRRTAPEPGRTSAAVPGPAPAADVHGRL